A segment of the Aythya fuligula isolate bAytFul2 chromosome 10, bAytFul2.pri, whole genome shotgun sequence genome:
GAGCAGCTCCTGTTCCCACAAGTACCACAGAGCAGGGCGGAGTGCTGCTGTATTCGCCTCCTGGGGCGCAGCGCCGCTGCCACCACCGACACAGCCAGCGGCTGAAGGGCGCCCAGGCCTCCAACCCGCAGGAACATCAAAAAGGGCTGCTCAGGGCACGTCCCTGGGCACCCACCTGTCCACCTGGTCAGTGATGTACCGCAGCACGGAGAGGGCTTTCAAGGAAATCTCAAACTCCATCGCCTCCgcctgcttctgcagctcctgcggAGGGGCAAGCACAGACTCAGGATTTCAGGCCCCGTTTCCCCAGAGCTACGAGGAGGCAGCTTGTTGGCTGCACATCAGCAACCACGGGCTGGGGAGGAAACCAAAACCCCATGGAACAAACTCTGGTTCTCATCTGGACTGCAGCAGCGCTGCTTCTTTGCCAGAGCAGGGACAGGAGCGCTTGCAGCTCATCCCTCATCTCCCTGCCCGTTACAGGCCACAGGGGGTACCGGCGGTGCCAGGAGTGCCACCCCCTGCAAGAGGACAGTCCCAGActgctgctctctccctccctggcATCACCTCGTGGCCCGGCAGAGACACACgaggctgcaggagaggggagCTGCATCATCACGAGGACGAGGAGGAGAATCTTGGCCCAGGCACAGCCGCAGTCCCGATCTGACCCTTTTCTGGGGCTGCCTCTCCCCTCCAGCTCACTTAGGGCCAGCAGAATATGTCCCTGTGGCTAACCCAGCCCACAGCTACGCAACCCAGCTTCCAGTCAGCGTGGGCACCACCTCCATCCTCCACGAGCCCCGGCTAGCAGCCCGCACACCCTCTGAGTCAGCCCCTTTTGAGACCACCACAACATCGGGGCTGCGAGGTGCCAATTCCTTCTCcgctcccctcccagctgctcgCCAGCTCTCGGCTCTGCGTGCAGAGCTCTGacctcagcagctcccagcgGACGCCGCTCGCGTTCCCCTAAAGCTTCCAGGAAAGCATTTCGGGCTCTCCCCCTCGCACAGGTCACCGCCTCCCTCTCCAAGCTCCCCCGGCAGAGTGGCAAAACTCGTGGGGCTGCCCACGGGAGCCCCGCTTCCCCAAAGCTCCCGCTGGCGGCTGGACCTCAGCGCTGCTGCCGCGGCGCAGGGACCATcggtgctgctgggtgccagcGGAGCAGTGCCCCAGGGTCACCACGGCATGCAGCTGTAACAGCCAAGGGGCCCCCGCGATGCAggagggggcaggagctgctttgTAGCACGGGGTTATTGTATGCGGAGAGGCTGGGATAAATCGGAGGAAGCCAGGCTTCTTGGGAGGCGAGCGCTTTTCAGAGCCCAAGTAGCCAGAGAGGATTGTTCTTCCTCGAGCTGTGTCAAAGCACAGAGagccctcgccccccccccagctcaaGCTGGGAGAGCGTTTCCTGGAAAACATCCCCATTGTGCTCAGGAGCCCTCcgcttccttcccctttctgcGAGAGGAGCACGTGCTCGGGCAGCAGGCCAAAGGAtggagcagaggggaggtgCTGCCAAGTTCGCAGGCTATCGCTTCAACTCCAGCTCTCCAGATGCTCCTCGTGATCTGCACggctcaaggaaaaaaaaataggtgctGGGAAGCAAAAAGAGCTCTCACAGCAGAAATCTGTGAGCAGCCACCCTGAAACACCCGACCGGGAACAGCCCTGGACTCGCTGCTGGCCCGGACCAGCGAGGAGAGGAGGCGTTCCTCGGAGAGCAGAGGAAGTTGGAGGGAAATGCATCAGGGCAATCCCTACTTGTGTCACACGTGGAGTTACGGATGGGATTTCTCTCACGGTTAACCCTGGCTGGCTCCAGTGGCAGCCTGAGGTCAGGTGGTTTCACCAGCTCCATGGAGACGGAACCACACAGCtttcaagagcagcagcaaacgGCCAACCCCCTGCACTGATTACTTTGCCTAATTATCAACTCtccagctgccccccagctcAAAAACctgtcctgcaggcagcctgaaGCTGGCACTGTCACGAGGCAGGGAGGAAGCGCAGCTgtggggtggagggaggagCACGCAGCCTGTCCGAGCTGGGCACAGATGATCTGTAACACCAGAGTGCCTCGgaaagggcaggaggtgccagTGCTGCAGCCGAGGCTTTCTCTGTAAGAAAACCTCTCTGGGCTTCTTCGGGCTGTCTGCTGCCTCCGTCACTTGTGTCCCCAGCAAGCGAGAGGACTTTCTCCTCACCTGCATGGACGACAGGCTGGCCAGGTCCTTGGGATGAAGCTCTTTCTGGGTCGCTGCCTGTCCGTTGGTGCTTCGAGCTGCAAGCAGGGTCAGCTTTCGGTGGCAATAATCGATCAAATCCAGAACGCTGTCCTCTGCCGACTCGCAGATCTCCTTCACAACGACAAGAGGTTCACAGGGAGCCAGCCCCCACAGCTGTGACTTCCCACCCTTATGCTACAGCAAGCTGAACGCTCACCTTGTAAAAAAACACCGTCTCCAAGAGGTTGATGATGGAGGCTTCGTGATGCAgctgtgggggaaaaaacaccaaGTGGGTGACATGGGCAATGGGATGGGGTGCGGGGTGAGAAGCTGCTTCTACAGCTGTGGCCAAAAGCCAGCATGGACAGTGCTGTCCTGAGACCAGGAACCACGAGATAATTGCCTTGAGGCAATGCTGCAGACAAACAGCTGCTCGGGGAAGACACCGCCCTTCCCCAGCAAGGTGTCACTCTGGAATGAAAATTGGCTAAAAGTTCAGAGTTTTGGGGCAGATTTGCCTTAGATCAAGGGCTGCATCCCTCCACAGGGAAGCCAACTTACTGAGATCACTCTCTTGCCAAGAGTGGCCCGAGGGATCTCAGCTCTCATCAAGAAAAAGCTACTTTGTCTATTTTTTAACGAGGAGGCACATAAGCTGTGGTTAGAACCACCAGAGAAAAAACAGTGCTCAAAGAGGGGCAAATATCCCTGGGGCACAGCTGTTCAGGAGCCAGGATGGGGAAAAGGGTCTAGCCATTCCCTGAGAGGGCTCCTCAGTACCCCTCCAGGAAgcagggtgtgtgtggggggcaCTTCTGACGATTTTCCAGGCACCGATCTGCTCCCGGTCACAGAAAAGGCAAGGACATAACAGGGACTGCCAAAATCCCAGGGGCTGTGCTTTTCTTTACCAGACAAAACACAGTCCTGTGGGGTCTGTCAACCAGCAGGTACAGAACCTGCTGTCAGGAGCAACATCTCAACCTGCTGAGAGGTAAAATCACAGCTCTGAGACCTCCAGCACaggattcatttttaaatacagcagcATCTGCCCAGTTCCCACTCACCACCACATAGATGGGAAAGGTGCTTCTCGGGTGGAAGTCCTCCAGCCGGCACAGCACGGGGAAGACCTTGTGCTTCCAGACCTCTGCTGAGATCAGCTCCCCGATGAGAACGGGAATCTGGACAGGAGCGGAGCCTTTCAGATGGGTGCGAGGCAGAGGGGCCAGGCTGGTGCCCAGCGCCCCGCGGCCGTTTCAGTCCTGGGGCACACGACGCAGCACCAATTTGCTTTCTTACACCACCAGTTTTTGAGCCTTCCTTTTGCAGCAGATACTACATGAGTGGGAAAGCCCAGGAAGCCAGGGGACCAGGCAGAACTGCTATTTCCCAACACAACTGCCACGTTTTATCACCCACATTCAATTGTACAGACTTTGGGGAGGCATCACAAATCAACAGCTTTTCACTGAGCTTTTCTCAGAGACCAGAGAGTGCTGCTGGGGttacaaaagggaaaatatccCCGAGGTCTGGGCAGTGCCAGGGCCCCACACGACCCTGTGCAGCCCAGGCTATTTATTTTGTGGCTGAGCCACGCAGGTATGGGGCAAGGAACCGCAGCCAGTGGGGTCAGCACAAACCAGCACCTAGAGAGGAACCGGAGACCAACAGGCAGGAATACCACAGCTTggcttttaattattattattatttttttttttaaaaaaagcaacattgGCAAAACACCAAAGATCTTTGCCAGCAGATTCTTCACCATCGACGATTTATCCCCAGACTGGCCGCTGTCCAAAAGCCGATCCCAGCTGGAGGCTGAGGGCCTGGCACAGGGATCACTGCTGCCCCCACCCGCCGCCCTGCCTCACACCATCCCTCCTGACCATGCAGCTTGTGATTTTCTCATACACAAAGAAACTCTGGGAGGAGTACCAGGAGCACACAGCACCCGCGTGGGGCAAGCCCCGAGAACCTGCACTCCTCCATCAGGGACCACCCGgcccctgcagccaggcacaggACATTTTGGGGTGCTCGCCGCCGCCTTTCCTGACAGAGCAGGGATGGGCCGAGAGCTGGGGGcgcagggacagggctgggcagagccgGGTGTCCCCCGGCCACCCGGGGCTCACCTTGGCGTGGCTGATGAGCAGCTCggtgaggagctgctcctggccgGCGGCAGCACTGAGGATGGCGTGCATGTTGAGCTTCTCCACGCTCTCGTGCTGCCGAAGCCACCTGCGGGGCAGCGGGGTCACCCCGCAGCTCACACCCTTCCTCACACCTCCACAATCCCCAGTCCTCAGGGGACACCCCAAATTTACAGCCCCACGTTCCCACCACCCCACCCCAGattggggcagccccagccctggtgccCCTCCCTACACCTCTCCCAGACCCTAAAAATATTAGGAGGGGGGGCACACCCCACATTTACAGCCCCTGGGACCCCTGCTCACCCCCCTCCCAGAGCCCCTGGGGACCCCACACCCCAGACCCGCAGAAGGACACTCCATGCTTACACCCCTCAGCCCCGCTGGGCCCCATCCCCTCAGGAGACCCCCAACGCCCCCCAAACTGGGGACACCCCAAATTTGCCACCCCCCCTCACCCCTAGGGATCCCCCCGCACCCCTGCCCGCCGGCATCCCGCAGCTCGGTGCCCCGCAGGGCCTGCACCAGCGCCTCGACCTCGGCAGGCAGCAGCGGCCCCGCAGCGGCCATGGCGGCGTCGTTGTTGCTATGGCAACAGCGGCCATGATGGTGGCTGGGGCCTTCACCGCGCCCTGGAGGCGCCCAGCACCGTGTGGGGGCACAACGGGGGGCACTGGGGGACACAGGGGGAACTGGGACAAGGGGGGACGACTTGGGGACACACACGGCGCACGCCCCGGCCGGCCCGGCTCCATCACTTCCAGCACACGATGATGTTGGGGTCATTCTCCAGGCGCTCATCCAGCTCCTTGTAGCTCATgcctggggggaaaaatggggTGCCTGGCATCAGTGCTGCGTGTTCCCTCCTCACACCTCATATCCCACCCCCCCTGAGCTCCTCCATCCCCACCTGGACCCCGTGTGCCACTCCTCTGGGGTTTAATGGCTCCGAAAGGTGAGGGGGGGAAACCCCAAAAGCACCCCCGGGCACgcagcaccccctgccccacagctcctcaCCCGTCTTGCAGCAGATCTCGTCGTAGCTGTGGCAGCCCGTGTACAGCCGCGCTGGGTGGCTGCGCTCGTCCCGGGCCACCTTGACGGGGTATTTCTGCAGCCGCCGGATGAGCCCCTTCATCAAACCAAACTGGATGAGCCTCCTGGGGGGACCAGGGGAGAGAGGGACGCGATGCTCAGTCCCTAGACGTCTCCTCCATCCCCTGCCCGTTCCCCCAGCCCTCCCGCATCACGCCCCCGATGGGGCTCTGACCTCTCGTCCaccctctgcagctgcagggtgtAGCGGGAGATGAGGTCTCGCACCGTCGTGCCGGGGCTGAGGCCGCAGTAGAGCTGGAAAACGTCCCGGAGGCTGGCTCGTTTGTGCCCTGCGGGGACAAGACGCCGTCAGCTGCCACGGATGGGTCCCCGGGCACCAGTACGCCACGTGGGAGCAGCGTACCTGGCTTGGTGACGTAGGACAGGCACTCCTCCTGGAGGCACTTGTCGTCCACCAGGTCCTGGACCTTCGGCGTGGTGCAGTAGACGTTGGAGTACTGGGGAGCAAGGGACGAGCAGCTTGGTTTTGCCATGGCTCAGGAGGACGATGGGTGTCCCCCATGGGGCCACCCCACCCATGGCTGCCAGCTCACCTGGAGTATGGAGACGAGTGTGACGACCCCGTAGTACCTGCAGGGCAAGGGGAGAGGTGAGAGGGACACAAATCCCGGCCAGTTCCCTCCACCCTGAGTCAGGGCCGGCCTCATGCCCCTGTGCACTCACAGCAGGTTCTGCACAGCGATGCGCACCAGGTTCAGCTCCACGTCGGCTTCAGCAGAAATCTTCTGGACGTGCCGAAACCCATCGATGTAGGGCAGGATCTGAGAAGGGGAACAAGAGGTAACAGGTACCAAAATCATGAAGGAGGCACCCATAGCATCACCCCACTACCCACGAGGCTCCCCTGGCGTGCTCAGCGACCAGGTCACCAGCAGCACCGAGCACAGAAAGTGGGGAGcgctgagctgtgctgggcacCACGGAGCTCTGGGGCAGCTCATGCCCTAAGCACCCTCCCCGCACGGACCTGCTGCGTGGTGAGGTCCCACTGGGAGTTGAAGAAGTCGTCCTTGTCCTGGGTGAAGACGGGCACGTCGTACTCCTGCACGATGGGGGGGTCCGGCCGCTGCTCGATCACCTTCAGGTGGATGGTGTTCGACTCATCTGGAAGGGAAGGAGCCTGAGTTCTTGCAGGAAGCCCTGCAGCTTGCAGCCAGCAGTCCCAGAACGCCTCCCAGCTACGTGGAGGAAGGTGGCTGTGGCCAGAAACCTCATCCCTCTGAGCCAGGCTGGCTCGGGCAGGCCCCAGCCGCGAGCACAAAGTGCCAGAAGCAGCGCAGGGCCGGCTGCTGCctctcagccctgctctgccctcgcTGCCTGGCTGGGCTGCGCTGCAGCACCTACCTATGGGCAGGGTGCACTTTCCTTTGGCgttcagctcctccagcaggatGGTCATGATGGGCACCAGCTTCTGTTTGCTCTCCTCGTTGGAGATGAAGCCGCTTTCCAGCTAAACAAGGCAGGAAGGAGGTCGAATCAGCTCCTCCCAGAGAGGTCACTGACTAAGGAGCTGCATGGCCCAGGTGCCACCTTCTGTCAGCCTGAGTGAGCCTTCCTTCTAGCAGAGCAACAAAttgagccaggctgctgctggaatGTGCAGTGAAGACCCCGTACCACCACCAAAGCAAGAATCTTcccaggaaaaaatacaaaataaagctgcagagcaagaaggaagcaggaggctggggagccCCCTGCTTGATTCAAGACCTGCAAGAGGAGAGGCCTGCTGAATGCTCAGGGAGAAGTTTGGGGACGTTTGTAACCCTTAAAATTCAGAACAGAACACAACACCATAATTCAAGTGGAAGGGAGCTACATCAAGGCCACGTGTGTGagcacttcagggctaacccAAAGTGAAAGCACGTTACTGAGGGTGTTATCCAATGTCCCTTGAGCACTGACAGCCATGGGGCATCCAGCACCTCTCCaggaagcctgtcccagtgtttGGCCACCCTTACGATAAAGAAATTTTCCTAATGACcagcctgagcctcccctgctgcagctttgtgctgttcccatgCATCCTGACATCCGTTATTGGAGGAAGAGACCAGTGTCTACCTCTGcatttcccctcctcagggagctgcagaaagtCATGAGGTTGCCCTGGCCTCCTTTTCCCCAAACCAGACAACCGGAgtctccccagcctctcctcacaggatgTGCCCTACACCACTCTTATTGCCtcttctggatgctttcaagcACCTTTTagactggggagcccagaacaaTGCAATATGAAAGGTGAGACCACACCAGCACTGCACATAGTGGGACAACCCCATCTTTTGGCCGtctgccaccaccagcaccccgaGGTCCCTCCGTGTGTGggtgccagccccacagcaccctcCTCAGCCACAAACCTGCCCCGGGGGCACCGCGGGGCAGGCTGAGGAgggggagccctggggctgACCTCCAGGGTGGTGAGGTAGCCGGCCAGCTTCTTGACGATGGGCTCCAGGGCGCAGGCCTTGGCTCGGGCGTCGCAGACGAAGCCGAGGTTGAAGAGCAGCGCGTTGCGGCTGTACTTCTTGTGCTCGATGCAGACGGGGCAGCCGATCAGCTTCTTCTCCATGGCCGTCCTagggggaggcagcagagcctgaGCCTGGagccccatggggagcagggtgggCTGCCTCACCCCCCGGGGCCGC
Coding sequences within it:
- the NPRL2 gene encoding GATOR complex protein NPRL2; this encodes MGGRIECVFFSEFHPTLGPKITYQVPEDFISRELFDTVQVFVITKPELQNKLITVTAMEKKLIGCPVCIEHKKYSRNALLFNLGFVCDARAKACALEPIVKKLAGYLTTLELESGFISNEESKQKLVPIMTILLEELNAKGKCTLPIDESNTIHLKVIEQRPDPPIVQEYDVPVFTQDKDDFFNSQWDLTTQQILPYIDGFRHVQKISAEADVELNLVRIAVQNLLYYGVVTLVSILQYSNVYCTTPKVQDLVDDKCLQEECLSYVTKPGHKRASLRDVFQLYCGLSPGTTVRDLISRYTLQLQRVDERRLIQFGLMKGLIRRLQKYPVKVARDERSHPARLYTGCHSYDEICCKTGMSYKELDERLENDPNIIVCWK